Proteins encoded by one window of Lutibacter sp. A64:
- the rplA gene encoding 50S ribosomal protein L1, translating into MAKLTKKQKEAEAKVDKTQTYSLKDASALVKEITNVNFDASIDLAVRLGVDPRKANQMVRGVVTLPHGTGKDVKVLALVTPDKEADAKEAGADYVGLDEYLQKIKEGWTDVDVIITMPSVMGKLGPLGRILGPRGLMPNPKTGTVTMDVAKAVTEVKAGKIDFKVEKTGIVHAAIAKASFSADKIAENASELIQTLVKLKPTAAKGTYVKSIYMSSTMSPGISIDTKSVNS; encoded by the coding sequence ATGGCAAAATTAACTAAAAAGCAAAAAGAAGCTGAAGCTAAGGTTGATAAAACTCAAACTTACAGTTTAAAAGATGCTTCTGCTTTAGTAAAAGAAATTACTAATGTAAATTTTGATGCATCTATTGATTTAGCTGTTAGATTAGGAGTTGATCCTCGTAAAGCAAATCAAATGGTTAGAGGGGTAGTAACATTACCTCACGGAACCGGTAAAGATGTTAAAGTTTTAGCATTAGTAACTCCAGATAAAGAAGCAGATGCTAAGGAAGCAGGTGCAGATTATGTTGGATTAGATGAATACCTTCAAAAAATTAAAGAAGGTTGGACAGATGTTGATGTTATAATCACTATGCCTAGTGTTATGGGAAAATTAGGTCCATTAGGTCGAATTTTAGGACCTAGAGGTTTAATGCCAAACCCTAAAACAGGTACAGTAACAATGGATGTAGCGAAAGCTGTTACTGAAGTTAAAGCTGGTAAAATTGACTTTAAAGTTGAAAAAACAGGGATTGTTCATGCTGCTATAGCTAAAGCATCGTTTTCTGCAGATAAAATTGCAGAAAATGCTAGTGAATTAATTCAAACTTTGGTAAAGTTAAAACCAACAGCTGCTAAAGGAACTTATGTTAAAAGCATTTATATGTCTAGTACTATGAGTCCAGGTATAAGTATTGATACGAAATCAGTTAATAGTTAA
- the secE gene encoding preprotein translocase subunit SecE — translation MNLVNYIKDSFEELRNKVSWISWEEAQKSTVIVAIFTIIFALAVFLVDKFFQTGLTEYFKLF, via the coding sequence ATGAATTTAGTTAATTATATAAAAGACTCATTTGAAGAGTTACGCAATAAAGTCTCTTGGATTTCCTGGGAAGAAGCTCAGAAATCTACAGTGATTGTTGCGATTTTTACAATTATATTTGCCTTGGCTGTATTTTTAGTAGATAAATTCTTCCAAACAGGTTTAACTGAGTATTTTAAATTATTTTAA
- a CDS encoding PspC domain-containing protein translates to MINSIRLFFEKHGFAVSSRFADRLGMNVSSVRLFFIYISFVTLGFSFGIYLTLAFLLRLKDLIYTKRSSVFDL, encoded by the coding sequence TTGATTAATTCTATAAGGCTTTTTTTTGAAAAACATGGTTTTGCAGTTTCATCTAGATTTGCAGATCGTTTAGGGATGAACGTGTCTAGTGTGCGTTTGTTTTTTATTTATATTTCCTTTGTAACCTTAGGTTTTTCATTTGGAATATACTTAACCTTGGCATTTTTACTGCGTTTAAAAGATTTAATTTATACAAAAAGAAGCTCTGTATTCGATTTATAA
- the rplL gene encoding 50S ribosomal protein L7/L12 produces MADLKDFAEQLVNLTVKEVNELANILKDEYGIEPAAAAVAVAGPAAGGAAEEEAQTEFDVILKAAGGSKLAVVKLVKELTGLGLKEAKGVVDSAPAPVKEGVSKEEAEALKASLEEAGAEVELK; encoded by the coding sequence ATGGCAGATTTAAAAGATTTCGCAGAACAACTTGTTAACTTAACAGTAAAAGAAGTAAACGAGTTAGCTAATATTTTAAAAGACGAGTATGGTATTGAGCCAGCTGCAGCAGCAGTTGCAGTAGCAGGTCCAGCAGCAGGTGGAGCAGCAGAAGAAGAAGCTCAAACTGAATTTGATGTAATTTTAAAAGCAGCAGGTGGTTCTAAATTAGCAGTTGTAAAACTAGTTAAAGAATTAACTGGTTTAGGATTAAAAGAAGCTAAAGGTGTTGTAGATAGCGCACCAGCACCAGTAAAAGAAGGTGTTTCTAAAGAAGAAGCTGAAGCATTAAAAGCATCATTAGAAGAAGCTGGAGCAGAGGTTGAGCTTAAATAA
- a CDS encoding acyl-CoA dehydrogenase family protein, protein MNNMYFTEEHESFRQSFRDFLLKEVVPYVNKWEKQGFIDRRIWKKFGEMGYFGLNAPEEYGGLNLDLFYTVIFLEELQKVNSGGFAAAMWAHTYLAMTHLNAEGSKEIKEKYLVPSIDGEKIGCLCVSEPFGGSDVAGMRTIASKNGTNYIINGSKTFITNGVFSDYLVVAAKTSPELGNKGMSIFVVDRETKGISATNLEKLGWKASDTAEIAFDNVIVPEENLLGKENKGFSYIMQHFASERLIMGINAHARAEFALNYAIQYMSERKAFGKTIDQFQALRHKVADMASEVEMCKEFNYSIVSRMDKGDYVVKEASMSKLMATKIADEVIYQCLQLLGGYGYMEDYPMARLLRDSRLGPIGGGTSEILREIIAKMIIDKKEYKPAT, encoded by the coding sequence ATGAACAACATGTACTTTACTGAAGAACACGAGTCGTTTCGACAAAGTTTTCGAGATTTTCTACTAAAAGAAGTAGTTCCGTATGTTAATAAATGGGAAAAACAAGGTTTTATAGATAGGCGAATTTGGAAAAAATTTGGAGAAATGGGGTATTTTGGATTGAATGCTCCTGAAGAATATGGAGGTTTAAATCTAGATCTTTTTTATACCGTTATATTCTTAGAAGAATTACAAAAAGTAAATTCAGGTGGGTTTGCAGCTGCCATGTGGGCGCATACTTATTTAGCAATGACTCATTTAAACGCTGAAGGAAGTAAAGAAATAAAAGAAAAATATTTGGTACCTAGTATAGATGGTGAGAAAATTGGGTGTCTTTGTGTTTCTGAACCATTTGGGGGGTCAGATGTTGCTGGTATGCGAACAATTGCATCTAAAAATGGGACTAATTATATAATTAATGGTTCTAAAACATTTATAACAAATGGTGTTTTTTCCGATTATTTAGTTGTAGCTGCAAAAACAAGTCCAGAATTAGGTAATAAAGGAATGAGTATTTTTGTTGTTGATAGAGAAACTAAAGGAATTTCAGCTACAAATCTTGAAAAATTAGGTTGGAAAGCTTCAGATACAGCTGAAATAGCATTTGATAATGTAATTGTTCCTGAAGAAAATTTATTAGGAAAAGAAAATAAGGGGTTTTCTTATATAATGCAACATTTTGCTTCAGAAAGACTTATAATGGGTATTAATGCTCATGCGAGAGCAGAATTTGCATTAAACTATGCAATACAATATATGTCTGAAAGAAAAGCTTTTGGAAAAACAATAGATCAATTTCAGGCACTAAGACATAAAGTTGCAGATATGGCAAGTGAAGTTGAAATGTGTAAAGAATTTAACTATTCTATTGTTTCTAGAATGGATAAAGGAGATTATGTGGTGAAAGAAGCAAGTATGTCTAAACTAATGGCAACAAAAATAGCAGATGAAGTTATTTATCAATGTTTACAGTTGTTAGGAGGTTATGGTTATATGGAAGATTATCCAATGGCACGACTTTTAAGAGATAGTAGGTTAGGTCCAATTGGTGGTGGCACTTCTGAAATTTTGAGAGAAATTATCGCAAAAATGATAATTGATAAGAAAGAGTATAAACCGGCAACGTAG
- a CDS encoding tyrosine-type recombinase/integrase, whose product MPTKSFLNYLLIEKKYSNHTIIAYKKDLNDFFEFYSANYGEVDILEINYSQIRSWIVGLVNSGISNRSVNRKVSSLKSYFKFLQKAKQIKVNPLAKHQALKTSKQVQIPFSKKEIKQVLDLKNETEDFESVRNKLIVELFYSTGIRRSELIHIKIEAIDFNNETIKVLGKRNKERYIPLLKTVQASLKDYLNYRNKINCELPYLFITKKGKIIYDTLVYRIINNYFSTVSSKVKKSPHVIRHSFATHLLNEGADLNAVKELLGHSSLASTQVYTHSSLGKLKEVYNQAHPRSQKK is encoded by the coding sequence ATGCCTACAAAATCCTTTTTAAATTATTTACTAATAGAGAAAAAGTATAGTAATCATACTATAATTGCGTATAAAAAAGATTTAAATGATTTTTTTGAATTTTACAGTGCTAATTATGGAGAGGTTGATATATTAGAAATAAACTATTCACAAATTAGAAGTTGGATAGTTGGTTTAGTAAATTCAGGTATTAGTAACCGTAGTGTTAATAGAAAGGTGTCTTCTTTAAAATCGTACTTTAAATTTCTTCAAAAAGCAAAACAAATTAAAGTAAATCCGTTAGCAAAACACCAAGCTTTAAAAACTTCAAAACAAGTGCAGATTCCTTTTTCTAAAAAAGAAATAAAGCAGGTGCTAGATTTAAAAAATGAAACTGAAGATTTTGAATCTGTTAGAAATAAATTAATTGTTGAATTATTTTATTCGACAGGTATTAGAAGAAGTGAATTAATTCATATAAAAATTGAAGCGATTGATTTTAATAATGAAACAATTAAAGTATTAGGAAAAAGAAATAAAGAACGGTATATTCCGTTATTAAAAACAGTACAAGCCTCGTTAAAAGATTACCTTAATTATAGAAATAAGATTAATTGTGAATTGCCTTATTTATTTATTACAAAAAAAGGTAAAATAATATACGATACACTTGTATATAGAATTATAAATAATTATTTTAGTACTGTATCATCAAAAGTGAAAAAGAGTCCACATGTAATTAGGCACTCTTTTGCAACACACTTATTAAATGAAGGTGCAGATTTAAACGCTGTTAAAGAATTACTTGGGCATTCAAGTTTAGCGTCAACACAAGTTTATACCCACAGTAGTTTGGGTAAATTAAAAGAAGTGTATAATCAAGCTCACCCAAGGAGCCAAAAAAAATAA
- the hpf gene encoding ribosome hibernation-promoting factor, HPF/YfiA family, which translates to MKVNVQSVNFNADKELIVFVEKKISGLEKYYDKIVDSEVYLKVHQTSEKENKNVDVKLNIPGNDLIVKKQCKTFEEGVMLAVDSLKRKLTQKKEKIRSK; encoded by the coding sequence ATGAAAGTAAACGTACAGTCAGTTAATTTTAATGCGGATAAAGAACTTATTGTTTTTGTAGAGAAGAAAATTAGTGGTTTAGAAAAATACTACGATAAAATTGTAGATTCAGAAGTGTATTTAAAAGTACATCAAACAAGTGAAAAAGAAAATAAAAATGTAGATGTAAAATTAAATATTCCGGGGAACGATCTTATAGTTAAAAAGCAATGTAAAACATTTGAGGAAGGTGTTATGTTGGCTGTAGATTCATTAAAACGAAAGCTTACACAAAAGAAAGAAAAAATAAGATCAAAATAA
- the nusG gene encoding transcription termination/antitermination protein NusG, whose product MADSVKKWYVVRAIGGQENKVKSYIENEIARLGMTDYVDRVLVPTEKVIQVRNGKKINKERVYFPGYVMIEANLSGELPHVIKSITGVIGFLGEVKGGDPVPMRKSEINRMLGKVDELSVQNDNVAIPYVVGETVKVIDGPFNGFDGTIEKINEEKRKLEVMVKIFGRKTPLELSYMQVDKIS is encoded by the coding sequence ATGGCTGATTCTGTGAAAAAATGGTATGTTGTAAGGGCTATTGGTGGGCAAGAGAATAAAGTGAAATCTTATATAGAGAATGAGATTGCACGTTTAGGAATGACTGATTATGTTGATAGAGTTCTAGTACCTACAGAAAAAGTAATTCAAGTACGTAATGGGAAAAAAATTAACAAAGAACGTGTTTATTTTCCTGGTTATGTAATGATTGAAGCTAACTTAAGTGGAGAATTACCACATGTTATTAAATCTATTACAGGTGTAATAGGTTTTTTAGGTGAAGTAAAAGGAGGAGATCCTGTACCTATGCGAAAATCAGAAATAAACCGAATGCTAGGTAAAGTCGATGAATTATCTGTACAAAACGATAATGTTGCAATTCCTTATGTAGTTGGTGAAACTGTTAAAGTAATCGATGGTCCATTTAATGGTTTTGACGGTACAATAGAAAAGATAAATGAAGAAAAGCGTAAACTAGAAGTAATGGTTAAAATTTTCGGAAGAAAAACACCATTAGAGTTAAGTTATATGCAGGTTGATAAAATTTCATAA
- the rplJ gene encoding 50S ribosomal protein L10 → MTREEKSQVIDAITTKLTDQNVIYLADISGLNALDTSNLRRACFKANIKLAVVKNTLLEKAMMKSDKDFGELPSVLKGNTSIMLSDTGNAPAKLIKEFRKKSDKPLLKGAYVAEAIYVGDDQLETLVSIKSKEEVIGEIVTILQSPAKNVISALQSGGTKLSGIIKTLSEKE, encoded by the coding sequence ATGACTAGAGAAGAAAAATCACAAGTGATAGATGCTATAACAACAAAGTTAACTGATCAAAATGTTATTTATTTAGCAGATATCTCAGGTTTAAATGCTTTAGACACCTCTAATTTACGTAGAGCTTGTTTTAAAGCAAATATAAAACTTGCAGTTGTTAAAAATACATTGCTAGAAAAAGCAATGATGAAATCGGATAAAGATTTTGGAGAATTACCTTCAGTATTAAAAGGGAATACTTCAATTATGTTATCTGATACTGGTAATGCACCAGCAAAATTAATAAAAGAATTTCGTAAAAAATCTGATAAGCCTTTATTAAAAGGAGCTTATGTTGCTGAAGCTATTTATGTTGGTGATGACCAATTAGAAACTTTAGTTAGCATTAAATCTAAAGAAGAAGTTATTGGAGAAATCGTTACGATTTTACAATCACCAGCTAAAAATGTTATTTCAGCATTACAGTCAGGTGGCACAAAATTATCTGGTATAATTAAGACATTATCAGAAAAAGAATAA
- the rplK gene encoding 50S ribosomal protein L11, whose translation MAKEVSKVVKLQVRGGAANPSPPVGPALGAAGVNIMEFCKQFNARTQEKQGKVLPVAITVYKDKSFDFVIKTPPAAVQILEAAKVKKGSAEPNRNKVATVTWDQLKTIAEDKMVDLNAFTVESAMLMMAGTARSMGIRVKGEAPVKQ comes from the coding sequence ATGGCAAAAGAAGTTAGTAAAGTAGTAAAATTACAAGTTCGTGGAGGTGCAGCAAATCCATCACCACCTGTTGGACCTGCTTTAGGGGCTGCCGGAGTTAATATTATGGAGTTCTGTAAGCAATTTAATGCTAGAACTCAAGAAAAACAAGGAAAAGTTTTACCTGTTGCAATTACTGTATATAAGGATAAATCTTTCGATTTTGTTATAAAAACTCCACCAGCAGCAGTGCAAATTTTAGAAGCAGCTAAAGTTAAAAAAGGTTCAGCTGAACCAAATAGAAATAAAGTAGCTACAGTTACTTGGGATCAATTGAAAACAATTGCTGAAGATAAAATGGTAGATTTAAATGCATTTACTGTAGAGTCAGCTATGCTTATGATGGCAGGTACAGCACGTTCAATGGGAATTAGGGTAAAAGGAGAAGCTCCTGTAAAACAATAA
- the tuf gene encoding elongation factor Tu, producing the protein MAKETFDRSKAHLNIGTIGHVDHGKTTLTAAITVVLAEKGLSEVKDFDQIDNAPEEKERGITINTAHVEYQTATRHYAHVDCPGHADYVKNMVTGAAQMDGAIIVVAATDGPMPQTREHILLGRQVGIPRLVVFMNKVDMVDDEELLELVEMEIRDLLSFYDYDGDNTPVIQGSALGGLNLEPKWMEKIMELMDAVDTWIELPKRDVDKDFLMPIEDVFSITGRGTVATGRIETGVANTSDAVDIIGMGAEKLTSTITGVEMFRKILDRGEAGDNVGILLRGIAKEDIKRGMVICKPGSVTPHANFKAEVYILKKEEGGRHTPFHNNYRPQFYVRTTDVTGTINLPEGVEMVMPGDNLTITVELHQPIALNVGLRFAIREGGRTVGAGQVTEMLD; encoded by the coding sequence ATGGCTAAAGAAACTTTCGATCGTTCAAAAGCACACTTAAACATTGGTACTATTGGACACGTTGATCACGGTAAAACAACCTTAACAGCTGCTATTACTGTTGTATTAGCAGAGAAAGGACTTTCTGAAGTAAAAGATTTCGATCAAATCGATAACGCTCCTGAAGAAAAAGAAAGAGGTATTACAATTAATACTGCACACGTTGAGTATCAAACGGCAACTCGTCACTATGCTCACGTTGACTGTCCAGGTCACGCGGATTACGTAAAAAACATGGTAACAGGTGCTGCTCAAATGGACGGTGCAATTATCGTAGTAGCTGCAACAGATGGACCAATGCCTCAAACAAGAGAGCACATCTTATTAGGTCGTCAGGTAGGTATTCCAAGATTAGTTGTATTCATGAATAAGGTGGATATGGTTGATGATGAGGAATTATTAGAATTAGTAGAAATGGAAATTAGAGATTTATTATCTTTCTATGACTATGATGGTGATAATACTCCTGTAATTCAAGGTTCTGCTTTAGGTGGATTAAATCTTGAACCAAAATGGATGGAGAAAATTATGGAATTAATGGATGCCGTTGATACTTGGATTGAGTTACCAAAGCGTGATGTTGATAAAGATTTCTTAATGCCTATTGAAGATGTATTCTCAATTACTGGTCGTGGTACTGTAGCAACTGGACGTATTGAGACAGGTGTTGCTAATACAAGTGATGCTGTTGATATTATTGGTATGGGTGCTGAAAAATTAACTTCTACTATTACTGGAGTTGAAATGTTCCGTAAAATATTAGATAGAGGTGAAGCTGGTGATAACGTAGGTATTTTATTAAGAGGTATCGCTAAAGAAGATATTAAAAGAGGTATGGTAATTTGTAAACCAGGCTCAGTAACTCCTCACGCTAACTTTAAAGCAGAGGTTTATATCTTGAAGAAAGAAGAGGGTGGTCGTCACACACCATTCCACAATAACTATCGTCCACAGTTTTACGTACGTACAACTGATGTAACAGGTACAATTAACTTACCTGAAGGGGTTGAGATGGTAATGCCAGGAGATAACTTAACAATAACTGTTGAATTACACCAACCAATTGCATTAAACGTAGGTTTACGTTTTGCAATTCGTGAAGGAGGTAGAACAGTAGGTGCTGGTCAGGTAACAGAAATGTTAGACTAA
- a CDS encoding potassium channel family protein — translation MDSRSKLVISIGLLLVVIAIGVTGYMFISGDSFIDSLYMTIITMTTVGFGEIHPLNYNEKLFTIFLILISIVVYGYTVTALTEYLANGKIFERLKHKKVQQKIQNLKNHTVVCGYGRNGKQAVAKLIQFNQPCVVIEKRVNEIAELEKDNILFIEGDATNDEDLAKLGLDRAKSLITALPSDADNLFVVLSARQFNKDFTIISRASNESSYGKLKFAGATNVIMPDKLGGAHMASLVVTPDLIEFVNRLTVTGDVEANLEEVSVNELPSKYILKTILDLDLRKKTGCNVIGFKTQKNEYIINPDSNTKLEKNTFLIVLGNKEQILKLRKLF, via the coding sequence ATGGATAGTAGGTCAAAATTAGTTATTTCAATAGGGTTATTACTTGTTGTAATTGCTATAGGGGTAACTGGTTATATGTTTATTTCTGGCGATAGTTTTATCGATTCGCTGTATATGACAATTATAACAATGACCACCGTTGGATTTGGAGAAATTCATCCACTTAATTATAATGAAAAGCTTTTTACTATATTTTTAATTTTAATAAGTATTGTTGTTTACGGATATACAGTAACGGCTTTAACGGAATATTTGGCAAATGGAAAAATATTTGAACGTTTAAAACATAAAAAAGTGCAACAAAAAATTCAGAATTTAAAAAATCATACTGTTGTTTGTGGTTACGGACGAAATGGAAAACAAGCAGTTGCAAAGTTAATTCAATTTAATCAGCCTTGTGTTGTTATAGAAAAGCGGGTAAATGAAATTGCTGAATTAGAAAAAGATAATATATTATTTATTGAAGGAGACGCTACAAACGATGAAGATTTAGCTAAACTTGGGCTTGATAGGGCTAAAAGTTTAATTACAGCTTTACCTTCTGATGCTGATAATTTATTTGTTGTTTTATCGGCACGACAATTTAATAAGGATTTTACAATTATTAGTAGAGCTTCAAATGAATCTTCTTATGGAAAATTAAAATTTGCAGGAGCTACAAATGTTATTATGCCAGACAAATTAGGAGGTGCTCATATGGCATCTTTAGTGGTAACGCCAGATTTAATTGAATTTGTAAACAGGTTAACAGTTACAGGTGATGTGGAGGCTAATTTAGAAGAAGTTTCTGTAAACGAATTGCCTTCAAAATATATTTTAAAAACTATTTTAGATTTAGATTTAAGAAAAAAAACAGGTTGTAATGTTATTGGTTTTAAAACACAAAAAAATGAATACATAATCAACCCAGATTCAAATACAAAATTAGAGAAAAATACATTTTTAATTGTGTTAGGAAATAAAGAACAAATATTAAAGCTAAGAAAGCTGTTTTAA
- a CDS encoding ComEA family DNA-binding protein codes for MKNIKSHFNYNKSQRNGVFFLLLIIVLLQIGFFLVDFPLSESADLSQKQIETFKKEQDSLLKIKLEQNKPKIYPFNPNYITDFKGYQLGMSAEEIDRLLSFRKTGKFINSIQDFKNVTKINDSLLSKISPYFKFPDWATAKDNKPNTNFMQPTKQQITVKDLNLVTVEDLIKIRGIGEKTATRILNYREKLQGFTYSDQLYEVYYLDKEVADKALEYYKILSKPTIKKINVNTASFKEVLAIVYVDYELTKKIFNYRDEVAEIQSLEELKKIDGFPLEKFNRISLYLVAE; via the coding sequence ATGAAAAATATTAAATCCCATTTTAATTACAACAAAAGCCAAAGAAATGGGGTTTTCTTTTTATTATTGATTATAGTATTACTGCAAATAGGTTTCTTTTTAGTAGATTTTCCATTAAGTGAATCAGCTGATCTTTCTCAAAAGCAAATTGAAACTTTTAAAAAAGAACAAGATTCTTTATTAAAAATTAAGCTAGAACAAAATAAACCTAAAATTTATCCTTTTAACCCTAATTATATTACAGATTTTAAGGGGTATCAGTTAGGTATGAGTGCAGAAGAGATAGATAGGTTACTTTCTTTTAGAAAAACAGGGAAATTTATAAATTCAATTCAAGATTTTAAAAATGTAACTAAAATAAACGACAGCTTATTAAGTAAAATAAGTCCATATTTTAAATTTCCAGATTGGGCAACTGCTAAAGATAATAAACCCAATACTAATTTTATGCAACCAACAAAACAACAAATAACTGTAAAAGATTTAAATTTGGTTACAGTCGAAGATTTAATTAAAATTAGAGGAATAGGAGAGAAAACGGCTACAAGAATACTTAATTATAGAGAGAAATTACAAGGCTTTACTTATAGCGATCAGCTTTATGAAGTTTATTATTTAGATAAGGAAGTTGCAGATAAAGCATTGGAATATTATAAAATTTTATCAAAACCAACAATAAAAAAGATAAACGTAAATACAGCTTCATTTAAAGAAGTTTTAGCAATTGTATATGTTGATTACGAGCTTACTAAGAAAATATTTAATTACAGAGATGAGGTCGCTGAAATTCAATCGTTAGAAGAATTAAAAAAAATTGATGGTTTCCCTTTGGAAAAATTTAATAGAATAAGCTTATATTTGGTGGCTGAATAA
- the rpsU gene encoding 30S ribosomal protein S21, with protein sequence MLIIPVKDGENIDRALKRYKRKFDRTKTMKNLRNRKQFNKPSVVKRAQNIKAQYVQKLRTNEEQG encoded by the coding sequence ATGTTAATCATACCAGTTAAAGACGGAGAAAATATTGATAGAGCGTTAAAACGTTATAAAAGAAAATTTGATCGTACTAAAACAATGAAAAATTTACGTAATCGTAAACAATTCAATAAGCCATCAGTTGTAAAACGTGCGCAAAACATAAAAGCTCAATATGTTCAAAAATTAAGAACAAACGAAGAGCAAGGTTAA
- a CDS encoding alanine/glycine:cation symporter family protein, producing MKNKYLSLLFILAPFLTFANEMSIDEKIEAKFKPFADAVSSVVFYPVSIVGIDVPIVIIILLLGALFFTLYFKFANITLMGVAISAAQGKYDKIDHHSVDEVAGDPTPGGDVFESVQVEGVVGEVTHFQALTAALSATVGLGNIAGVAVAIAIGGPGATIWMILAGFIGMSTKLVEATLGVKYREVGEDGKIYGGPMYYLKKGLKEKKLAGLGKVLAAMYAVFVIGGSFGGGNMFQANQAAAQFKLLFGLDSGFLFGILMAVLVGIVIIGGIKRIGQVTERVVPFMGIMFVGAALVILVMNFTIIPDAMVQIWEGAFTSTSVVGGIIGVMIVGFQRAAFSNEAGVGSASIAHAAVKTKFPASEGIVASIGPFVDTVIICTMTALVIVVTNLKSNLFEYSNLDKGGNVIMNGSGEHLGGVDLTSIAFDSAIPNFSILLTIAVILFAFSTMLSWSYYGIQGWKYLFGKSKFVDISYKTLFLIFVVIGASSSLGSVIEFSDAMIFAMVFPNLIGLLLLAPKVKVELNKYLSAIGRKKN from the coding sequence ATGAAGAATAAGTACTTGTCGCTATTATTTATATTAGCACCCTTTTTAACATTTGCAAATGAAATGTCTATTGATGAAAAAATAGAAGCAAAATTTAAACCTTTTGCAGACGCTGTTAGCTCAGTGGTTTTTTATCCAGTTTCAATTGTAGGTATTGATGTTCCAATAGTAATAATAATATTATTGCTAGGTGCTTTATTCTTTACGTTATATTTTAAATTTGCAAATATTACCTTAATGGGTGTTGCAATAAGTGCAGCACAGGGAAAATATGATAAAATAGATCATCATTCAGTAGATGAAGTAGCAGGAGATCCTACGCCAGGAGGAGATGTGTTTGAAAGTGTTCAAGTAGAAGGTGTTGTGGGTGAAGTTACTCATTTTCAAGCGTTAACAGCGGCGCTTTCAGCAACAGTAGGTTTAGGGAATATTGCCGGTGTTGCAGTTGCAATTGCTATTGGAGGGCCTGGAGCTACTATTTGGATGATTTTAGCAGGTTTTATTGGAATGTCTACAAAATTAGTTGAAGCTACTTTAGGGGTTAAGTATAGAGAAGTTGGAGAAGATGGAAAAATATATGGAGGTCCTATGTATTACCTTAAAAAAGGTTTAAAAGAAAAAAAATTAGCAGGTCTTGGAAAGGTTTTAGCGGCAATGTATGCTGTTTTTGTAATTGGAGGTTCTTTTGGAGGTGGAAATATGTTTCAAGCCAATCAAGCAGCAGCGCAGTTTAAATTACTTTTTGGACTAGATTCTGGGTTTTTATTTGGTATTTTAATGGCTGTATTAGTTGGTATTGTAATTATAGGTGGAATTAAAAGAATAGGTCAAGTAACAGAAAGAGTAGTTCCTTTTATGGGGATTATGTTTGTTGGAGCTGCTTTAGTAATTTTAGTAATGAATTTTACTATAATTCCTGACGCAATGGTTCAAATATGGGAAGGCGCTTTTACTAGTACTTCTGTTGTTGGAGGTATTATAGGGGTAATGATTGTTGGTTTTCAGAGAGCTGCTTTTTCAAATGAAGCTGGTGTAGGTTCTGCATCTATTGCTCACGCCGCAGTTAAAACTAAATTTCCAGCAAGTGAAGGGATTGTAGCTTCTATTGGACCATTTGTAGATACAGTGATTATTTGTACTATGACTGCTTTGGTGATTGTTGTTACTAATTTAAAAAGTAATTTGTTTGAGTATTCTAACTTAGATAAAGGAGGTAATGTTATTATGAATGGCTCTGGAGAACATTTAGGAGGTGTTGACTTAACATCAATAGCATTTGATTCAGCAATTCCTAATTTTTCTATATTATTAACTATAGCAGTTATTCTTTTTGCTTTTTCTACAATGTTATCTTGGTCTTATTATGGAATTCAAGGTTGGAAATATTTGTTTGGAAAAAGTAAATTTGTAGATATTTCTTATAAAACATTATTTTTAATCTTTGTAGTAATTGGAGCATCTTCAAGTTTAGGGTCTGTAATTGAGTTTTCTGACGCAATGATTTTTGCAATGGTATTTCCTAATTTAATTGGTTTATTGCTATTAGCTCCAAAAGTAAAAGTTGAATTAAATAAATATCTTTCTGCTATAGGGCGGAAAAAAAATTAA